CCAGGAGATCTCCGCCGAGCAGCAGCGGGCGTTGACCCTTCAAGAACAAGCAGCCAAGATTCAGGAGCAATCCGGGACGGTCTTAAACCGGGTCGAAGAAGCCTATCAGGGGTTAAAACGTCACCAGAGCTTGATGGCGGAGCTCAACGACCTTGGCTTGCGGCTGAATCAGGCGTCCAGCGCGCTCCAACCGTTGATCGCGGCTGAGGCCGATCCGATCGATCTGAAACAGGAGATCCGGGAACGGGCCATTGCCATGCTCGATCAGCTGAGCCGGGACCTCCGTAACCGCGCTTGGCTGGCGGAGCTGGAGCCCTCGCAAGTGGAGGAGTATTTGCGACAGTTACTGGCTGATTATCCAATTCTCGAAGCGGCCTGGGTCAATGATCTCAAAGGGCGCTTTGTCCACTCGATTCCAGCCGCCGGGATCGCCAACGCAAAAGTGCGCGAATGGTTTACCAGCAGTGCCGCAGGGAATCGGTTTACCTCGGCGCCCTATATTTCGGCTATCACCAATCAACCCTGCGTCACGCTGTCGCTGCCGATTTTGAATGCGAAAGGCAAAGTCCAAGGCGTATTGGGCGTGGATCTTCAATGCTAGGGAGCGCCGGATGGCAAGTGGAGGCGGATTTCGCCTCCCCGCGACGGTTTTCCCTAAAAACTGATGACATCGATCCGATCCGCCAGCCCGGTGACGATCTTGCGCCAACCCGGAGCGATAATTAATTCGCCCTCGCCCGAATGAGCGGTGAGGCGGGTCAGCCGCAGACCGGGCTCGATCCGATAAACGCTGCTGGCGGCAGCCAGATAAATCCGCCCCTCGATCACCTCCGCCGCGAACAGCTCTTCATGGAGGAGATCCTTCGATCTGCGGTTGCTCAACTGAAAAGCGCTGATCGTGGCGCGGCCCCCCTTCACCTTGACATACACCAGCATATCTCCGGCCAGCGCGGCCGGTTCGGTCACGGGAATATCGGTCAAAAGCGGCTCCGCTTTCAGCGCGGCGGTATCGATCAGCAGCAGATCCAATGGATCGCTCCGGCCCGGGTCGCCGGCCCCATCGACATAGGCGGCGGCATTGGCGAGCGGGACCGCTGTTGCGGCGATCCGGCCGTTCTCCCGGCCCCAGACGATACTGGTGATCAGGACGTCGGAAAAGCGGATGTAACGGACCGTTTGCGAGCTAGGATTATAAATCCCCAATTGATTGGAGAGGAATAGGTCGCGGTGCTCTTCGCTGATGGTATATTGAGCTTTGTCCGTGGTTTGCACTGCGAAAGCCAGCTCTTTGCCATCCGGCGACCAGGCAAACATCGAGACGTTGGCCCCGGGCGACTGTAAATTTTTGAGCAGGCGGAGCGAATCGCTGCCAAAGACCTTCTGTTCCAGGCGGACATAGCGGGAGTCGCCGCTCCAGCTATAAGAGAAGTTCAACAGGTCTTCCCAATCGTCCGGACAAACGGCCCCGGGCAGGACGGATAGGATGTCGCGTTCCAAGTCGTAAAGGTAGACTTGGCGTCCGGGATGGCCTTGCTCCGCGAAGGGAATGCCTCCGGCAATCACTTTGCGGCGGTCCGGTGAAACCTCATACCAATTGCAACGTTTCAGGATTTTCTTGAGCGGTTTCCCCGCTTTTTTGTGGCAGAGGTTGCCCTCCAGGTAATTGCTGACCACCATCTCGCGGTAAAGAACCCCATGGCCCTGATCCGTGATGATCCCGCCGTCAATGTTCCCCTTTACGTCGAAACAAAGTTCCGGGCGGTTTGATTTGGGATTGAAACGATAAAACAGGGAACGCCGGTCCGAATAATAATACATGAAAGTAAAGCCGGCTCCGGCCGACGGCCCGGTTTTATCCAGATAGAACGGCGCGCGGTTCTCAAAACTCTGTTTGGTAATGAGCTGTAGGGTTCGCCCCTTTCGCACCTGTTCCAAGTCGAACCGGCCCCGTCGGGTATCGACAGACCGGCTGAGCCCATCGCCCCGGCCGTTGTTGGCGGGGTGAACCGCCAGCCAGATTGCGGTTACCGCGATCAAGCCGCTGATACCCACGGCGATGGCGATCATCCCCAAAAAACGTTTTCGCATACCGGCCTCCCGCAGTTTTGAATCGCAAGAGCCATTCTTCGCTTGATTCGGCACGATCTCCTCCAACCTCCGTTCGGGTCGTTCCGGAAATTTCCAGAACGGATTTCATCTATACGGGCCGTCGTAAGTTTTTAAAATATCTGATTATCAAGTTTGGTCAGCAAAGAGGCGTTGGTTTTCGATGGGAGATTAATAAGAAGGTCGGCATTGATGTCGATGCCCTCTCCTATAGGGTATTAACAAAGATGCCTGCCCTCCCCCATGACGCTATCAAAAAGCGATAGCTATGGGGGAGGGACCGAAGATGCCTAAAGTCATGCGTGAAAAGGTTTTAGGCCTATTTTCCCCCTCGCCCATAGCGAGTGCTCTTCGAGCGTTATGGCTGCGCTTAAAAAATCTGTGATTTTTTTACGCTGGAGAGGGCTCACGACTATGAATCTACCCGAGGGGAGAGGGCGTCAAGATCGAAGCCGACCATTCAGATCAAACTAACTTTACCTGAGCTAACTTGATACTCAGAAAATTAAAATGCTCTTTCATTCATCCGGACCAGTTTCTTTTCCGGGAATCGGCCGCACCATTGGGCGACGGTCCGTGGCGGGCGCTCCTGAAAGCCGGGCATGTCACTGAAATAGCGGATCCTCTCTCCGTCTAGCACGGCGGCTGAAAAACTGCCGTCGGGGCCGGCCATGACGATCGCTTCATCCGATCCGTTGAGTCCGCGCACCCAGCCGACCATGACCTTGGCGCCGAGGCCGTCCAGGTCCTCGGCGGGGGAGAGCAAATGGAAGGTTTCCACAAACAGATCATAGAACCGGCCGACCAGTTCGCGGAAGGAGCTGTCTTGCGCCGGGGTATCCAGCACTCCCAGATCCACCAGGGTGGGCAGCGGCTCATTCCAGACGCCTTCGTGGTAATCGCCGTCGAAAAACACTCCGGCTCCGGCAGTATCGCTGCAGTTCCCGAAAGCGGTGATCGAGAGCAGGTCTTGGACCATGGCCAGTTGCAACCGGCAACCCCGGCGGGGATCGGTCCAGATGGCGACATTGCCGTTCAGTTTGGCGATTCCCGTCACCACGCCGGTATGCGAGCCGCTGAACGCGGTCAGCGTGAAACGGAATCCTTGCGGCGTGCTGGCGGCGATAATCAAGGTGGCCGGTTCATAGGGGGCGACGCCGATGCGGCTCCAGATTCCGGCCCGGAACGGTTTTTGCCCCGGCGCGGGCGGCGGGGGCGCGGCCGTCAGGTTGAAGCCGAGGCGACGGAGTCCTTCCGGGCCGGACCATGTGCCATAGAACTGAAGCAATGAGGGGAGACGGCCTTGAAAGACTCCGACCAGGCGGCCGTGGCGGTCATATTCTTGCAAATGAATGCGGCGCAGCCGGTCCAGCGAACCTTGGAGACGGTACGGTCCCCGCACCCGGTTGTAAAGGGTGCTCCCCGCAACGGCGCCGCCCTTCAGTTGAAGCTGCATGCGCACGGCAGCGGCGCCGATCTTGCCGGCATAGGTTACTTCATAAAGAGTGTCGGCGCCGGCGGCTGGGACCGGCCAGAGCAGGCCGATCATGAAAAGGAGCGAAAATAGCGCCGGAATCTTGCGCCGCAACAGGCGGCTCATGAGAATTCCTCCGTTCTTTCAATCAATCGGTCACCGGACCTTCAGCGGACTGCCGGCCGTTCGGCAACGGGAGCGGCTCGGAAGAAGGATCCGGTCTAGCTTCGCAATTCATCCAGGGTCGCAATGTTGCGGAGGTGGCTGGTCTGGCCCCAGGTTTCCAGCCGCCATTGGCCGTCGCGGATTGTAAACAGGTTATAACTGACGTTTTTCAAAGAAAAATGGCGGGGTTCGCCGAAGGGGATCCGGAAAACCTCGCGAAAGATACAACCCAAGGTACCGCCGTGGCCGACTGCCAAGATAGTCTGGCCGGGGTGGCGGGCCACGATTTCCGTCAGGCATGCCATCGTCCGATGGTGAAACTGGCGCAGGCTCTCCCCGCCGGGAAGGGCGTAATCGGGATCGCGGCGGAGGTATTCCCGGTACCGTTGGGGATGACGTTCCTTGAATTCATCCAGGGTCAATCCTTGCAATATTCCCAGTGAGTTTTCGCGCAGCCGCGGTTCGGCCTGAACCGTCAGGTCCAGGGCCGCGCCGAGGATCGCGGCGGTCGCCATGGCCCGGCCCAGATCACTGCTGTATAGCGCGGCGATGGGTTGGTCTTTCAAAGATTCGGCCAGGGCTTGGGCTTGTTGAATTCCGGCCGGGGTCAACGGGCTGTCCAGATGGCCCTGATGCTTGAGGGCGCGGTTCCATTCCGTCTCGCCATGGCGGGTAATGATCAAAGCGGTAATTCGGCTCATGGGTTCCCTTTCTCTATGCAACGACCTGAATCCTTACGGGACATGATTTGCGAAAATACCGAAGGCTTTACCGTTTTTCCGCAAAATCATGGGATTCAAGTCAATGTCGTTGCATACACGATGTTCTAGCGTTTTCTAGCCATCCTTGCCGCAACCGAGAGGCACCGTTGCGGGCCGATGGTCATCTTCGAGTCACTCTGGGTACGGGAAGTCCGTACCGGTTCGCTATCCCTTTCGCTCGGGGAGCTGAACCGGAGCGAC
The sequence above is a segment of the Hydrogenispora ethanolica genome. Coding sequences within it:
- a CDS encoding histidine phosphatase family protein, which translates into the protein MSRITALIITRHGETEWNRALKHQGHLDSPLTPAGIQQAQALAESLKDQPIAALYSSDLGRAMATAAILGAALDLTVQAEPRLRENSLGILQGLTLDEFKERHPQRYREYLRRDPDYALPGGESLRQFHHRTMACLTEIVARHPGQTILAVGHGGTLGCIFREVFRIPFGEPRHFSLKNVSYNLFTIRDGQWRLETWGQTSHLRNIATLDELRS